A segment of the Acidobacteriota bacterium genome:
TCGTCGCCAATCAACATGGCGATCACGACGTCCGGATCGTCCTGGCCGAGTTCCGGCGTCTCGTTCAACAGCACGCTTTGGCCGGCGTTCGTGTTGAAGCCGGACGCGATGAGGATGGCCTCGAGTCGCGCGAACCCCGCTTCAAGAATCTGCCGCCGCCGAGATGCCACTTACGCCTCCACCACCAACACGCGCGTTTGGTCGAACTCGATGCCGATCGTGCTGTCTACCTTCCACAGCTTCGCGGCTTCCCCGGCCTGCTCGGGCGCGCTGACCAGCGTGCCTTTCGGCACCGTCGGCACCTTGTCCCGTCGCAGGACCATCAGCTTCATGTGCTCGCTGCGGCTCAGGTCGAACCCGACAGGGTTCCCGTCGGTCGAGGCGTTCACCCAGGTCACCGTGGTCTCAATCGGCGTGGTGTCCGCGGGTGTCGGCCGTGTCACCACAGCCGGCACCCCGAACGCCCGCATGATTGCCGCCATAGAGACCCGGGCATCCGCCATCAGCGTCGACTAGCTGCCCTGAACGACCTTGATGACCGCGCGCGGGCGCGTGCACAGGTTGAGCGGGTTCGACTGCGCGTGGACCTTGGCCCATTCCTGCATCTGCGGGTCGATGGCGACGCGCGAGTAGTAGGGCAGGCCGACGGTGTTGACGGTGTCGAGGAACTTCGCCGGCGCGTAGCGCGTGATGAAGATCCCCGTGCCTTCGGGCACCACGAAGCACTCGGCGTCGGCGAAGAACTTCGTGCCGTTGACGCTGCCGCGGTAGTTCTCGAAGGTGATGCCGCCGTATTCGAACCCCTTGCGGAGGTCCTTGCGGAGCGTCTGGCTCTCCTGATACTTCAGGCTTTCCTTGACGTCCGGGTGCTCGACGAGCTGGTCGAAGAACGTGTCACCGCAGAACGCGCGGTAGCCGGTGACCGCCTCGGCGCCGAGCTCGTTCTCGCTCAGGCGCTGGATCTCGACGCAGCGGCGCCGGATCTCTTCGCCGTCCGAGTTCAGGTCGATCTCGGCCGTCTGCTGCGAAACGCCGAACTCGGTGAACAGGTTGAACAGCGTCGAGTCGTCGGCGTCGAGCACCAGGCCCTTGATGGCGCCCACGCGGTGCCGCTCGAGCGTCACGTCGAGGTCGCCCTTGAGCTTCGCCTGGCGCTGGGCCACGACGGCCTGCACGCCTTCCGTGGCGTTCTCGCTGCCGAAGGCCCGCACACCCTGCACGTGCTGCGGCAGGATGGTCGATTCTTTCTTCAGGTGCGGCACGACGAAGCTCCGCACCTTGCGCTTGTCGCCGCCAACCGTCGCCGCCGGGGCTCCGGGCTGGCTGGTCTGCACCAGGGCGATCGAGCCGTCGAGCTCCTCGATGACGGCCACATCGGTGGTAATGCCCTCCGACTGGAACAGGCCGAGGCTGCCGATGCGACCGGGCTTGTGCGGCATCTTGTTGATAGCCGCGGTCAGCGACATCAGCGTGAACGCGTCGTTGTTGAAGATGTTGATCAGGCTGCTCATGGTGTCCTCGTTGTCCTCCTGCCGGTTGGGTTTCGCGCGCCCCGACTAGGAGCGTGCCTTCACGCCCAGCGCGGCCAGATCGGCCAGGCCTGCAGCGTCATCCACGCCCTCGTCCCACGAGAGCTCGGAGGTGCGCACTTCAGCGCCCCAGTTGATGATCACGCCGTCGTAGTCGACGGCCGCATCGGTGTCGTTCACGATCTTGTCGAACAGCACGCCGGCGGCCGTTTCACGGCCATCGGACGAAGCATCGTCGAACGCCACGTACTTGCCGGTGGCGCTGACCTGGCCGAGCACCTTGCCCGGGTTGAAGGTCGTGTTGGCGGGCACCGTGACGGTCACCGCGTCGCGGCTGATCCGACCCGGTGACTCGGTGTGGAGGAATTCCCCTGAATACTTGCCTTCGGTCAGAACAGACATTGCGAACTCCTATTGAGAAACGGTGGCCTTGTTGTGCTGCGCGTAAATGGCGGCCGCGTCAATACGGGCCGTCGCCTTCGTGCCGGTGTCCGGGTCGAGCGTGGGGTCGATGTTGGCTTCCGCCTTCATTGCGACGAGCGTGGTCAGGTGCGCCTTGACCTCGTCGATGGTCATGTTGGTCTTGACCAACTGGTCGGCCACCCGCTCGCACTTCGCATTCGCGCAGAGGGCCCGCACCGACGTTTCGCGCGCCGCCGCGGCCGCCCGCACGGCTTTCGCCTCGTTGACACGCGTGGTGACCTGTGCGAGTGGCGCCTTCTCGGTGATCAGCGCCTGCGCCACGTCGATGCCGAGACCGGCGTCGGCGCACAGCTGCAGCACGTCGGAAGCCGCGGCGGCCTGAGGCGGTTCAGCCGCCTTTGGCTGTTCCGGTGCGAGGAACGCCTTCACCTGATCCCGGTATTGATCCGGAACGGTGAGCGTGGCCATCACCCGGCTATCGAGGCACGCCGCGGCTTTCAATCCCTCGATCTTCTCGGTGGCGAAGCCCTTGGCGATCGCTTCATCAGCGTTCAGCCAGGTTTCGGCCGCCATGAGGGCCTGGATGTCTTCCGTCGACAGCGTCGAATGCCACTGGTAGGTGGTCACGATCTGGTCGCGGAACTTGTCGAAGTCGTCTGCGGACTGGCGCAAGGCCTTCGCGTTGCCGCAGACGCAACCCCACGGGTCATGCACGAACATCAGGGCGTTGTCGCCCATGCGAATGGTGTTGCCGGCCATCGCAATAACGGACGCGATGCTGGCCGCCAACCCCTCGACGATCACGTTCACGGTGCGGCCCTTGGTCATGCGCTGGTCGCGCAGACCGTTGGCAATCGCGATGCCCTCGAAGACGCTCCCGCCCTCGGAGTGCAACTTGACGTTGAGCGACTTCACCGTCGCCGGCAGGGCACTCAGGATGTCGAGGAGCTTCTTCGCCGAGACGGCGTCGTCGTCCCACCAGGACTTGCCGATGTAGCCGTAAATCAGCACGTCGGCCTCTTCGGGCTTTTCCGCCTGATTGACGACGTTGAACCATTTGCGCGGCTCGCTCATTGCTGTGCTCCCTGTGGCTGGGTGTTCGTGTCTTCGACGTCCTTGGCTTCAGGCGTGCTGCCCTTGAGCGACACGCGGCCATCAGAGTCGTGCTTCAGGCCCATCTGGTCGGCCCGCGCGTTGTCGTCTTTCTGCTGCTGGTCGATCTGCTCGACGTCCTCACCGTGCTCACTGACGACGGACGCGCGCGAGGTGAAGCCGTTGCGAATAGCTTTTTGATCGGCTTCGACGTCCTGCACGGGATGCAGGTAGGCCCAGCCCTGCGGCATCCACTTGACCTTCGTGAACGGCGTCGGGTCAGCGAGATACGAATTCGGGAACGGCAGCTTGCCGGCCAGGAACGCTGCGTTCAGCCACGCCAGCCACACGCGACGGCACAACTGAAAGCCAATGATCTGGTGCTGCCAGGCCTGAATGCGGCGCCGGAACTCGGCCAGCAGCACGCGCATGATGCGGTCGTTTAGGTTGCGCAGGTCGCCGGTCACCACTTCGTATGGCACGCCGACCGCCACGCACGCCGCCATCAGCTGCTGGCGCATGAACTCGGGATACATCTCGCCGACGGCGGGAGGCTCGGAGAACTTCACATCCTGCCCGGGGTCGAGTTCCTGGAACAACCCGGGCTCCAGCGGCACCAGCGGGCGCTTTGCGGTGTTCTGCGAGGCGCTGAGGCCAGTCAGCGGGTGCGGCGAGTCCGCGCCGTCCGTGGCGTCCTTGTTCGTCACAAACGCCACGAACATGTTGGCCAGTTGTTGGCGCAGCAGCGTGGCGTCGTCGAACTTGTTGGCGTCGAACAGACGCGTCAGCGCCGGCGTGAGGACCGGCAGCCCGCGCAACTGCCCAGGACGTAGCGGGTCGAACAGGTGAATGACCTCATGCTCCGGGACCCGACGTAGCGAGCCGCGATCGAAGTCGTCCAGGTCACCGGGCCGCGACGGGTGGAACCAGTAGGCGACGCGCCGACCAATGCGATCGAACTCGATGCCGGCCTTGATGCGATTGCCATTCGCCGTATAGGTGGTGTGCTGGTGCGGGCACATCTCCGGCTCGAGGATCTGCAGCTGCAGCGGCACCGTCAGGCCGTCCTCGAGGAACCGCGGGCGCAGGCGCACGAAAGCCTCACCGCCCTCAAACCACCCGCGCGTGGCCTGGGTCTGCTGGCCGTAGTAGTCGAGCACGCCATCGGCGTCGCTCTCGTCAGTCCACTGCTCGAACAGCTCCTGAATCTGGGCCCGCAGGCTGGTATCCGCCGCGCGCGACAGCGGCTTGATCCCGGTGCCGACGACGTTCGACACCAACTTGTCGATGGGGCTCTTGGCGAAGCCGTCGTTGCGGGTCGCCTGGCGCGAGCGGTTGCGCAGCGTCGAGAGGTTCCACAAGACCGAGGCGTTCGGACTGACGTCAGGCGCGACCCAGCCCAGCGCCCGGCGGCCCGTGCCGGCGGCCTCGAACGCCGTGTTCTTGACGTTGGGGACTGACGACATACGCGTCATGGCCCCAACGCGCACCGGCGCATCCAGTTCGGGCGAGGCACTGAAGGAGGTGGCCATCAGTGGAACCCACTCCCGGAGGCGTAGCCGACGGACTGCTTCGAACGACCACCGAGCAGCTCGCGCAGCAGGCTCTTGAAGTAGCCGATGCGCGACTGCAGCTCGTTCGAAGAGTTGTAGGTGATGCCACGATCAGCAAACTGCACGCCCTTCTCGACGAGCAGAAGCCCGTCCTCAAGGGTCTGAATGCGTTCGCGGAGCTGCGCCTCGGTGTAGGCCATTCGGGTGTTCGCTACCGAGGATCGGGCCGTTCCGAGGAATCTGTATTTCTTATGTACTTTTATTCGGTCCGGTGAGGGACCGTCTTCGGGCGGGCACCCGCGATCAACACGCCGCGCAGCACCCGCTGGAGAGGCACGCGCAACCGGTGGCCGCGGTGGCAGTAGGTATCGAAGACGTCCTGCGGCAGGCGCAGTGTCACGAGCACCATTGGGTTTGCAGCCTTCGGGCGGCCGCGCTTTCCCCGGGTCAGCGGATGCGGCTGCTGGTGCGCGCCGGGATCCTCGCGCCGGCGGGCCATCACAGCGACACCGCCAACGCTTGCCGCTCAAGCGAACGCCAGAGGGTCACCAGCGGCCGCACGCCAGGCTTGGTGGCCGGCTGCAGGTTGAATACGGCCAGCCGCAGCGCGCTCTTCACGTGCACGATCCGTGTGCGCGCCGGCGCGAAGTCGCTCCAGGCGCTGTCTTCGCAGTTCCACTCAAGGCACGGCAGCGTGGCTAGCCGCAGGTCGGCCGGCGGCGACGCCAGGACGCAGCCGAGGGCCGCCTGGTTGAGCCCACCGAACCGGGCGCGCCACTTCTGATGCAAGGGCCGGTCGGTCAGCATCCGCCGGTTGACATCCGCCCACTGACGCAGGAATGCCTTCGAGCGGTCGTTCACGCGCAGGAACACCACGCCGGCATTCAACGGCAGCTTGTAGGGCTTCGGGCGCACCGTGTAGGCCACGTCGAACGCCTCCTGCCACACGTCGTCCAGCGGCCGCAGGATGACGGTGTCGGCGTCGATCAGCAGCACCTCGGCGCCGTCGGGGAGTTGCTGCACCGACTCACTCCAGAAGTCCAGCTTGTGGGTGTTCGCGCGATACGATTCCTCGACCGCGCCCGACCGCTTCGGCCGATCGAGGCGGATGATCCGCCGTTCCCAGTCGGGACACTGCCGAGCGGCGGTGGCGGCCAGAACCGGCGCGAGCCGATCGAACTGGCCGCCCGCGTCGCCGAAGTAGCACGACACCAGCAGCCTCACCGGTAGAACCTGCCAATCCACGGGAACTCGCGTTGCACGTCTCGCTGCCACGGGTCGCGGCGACCGTGGAACATCACGATTCGCGCATCAACCGGCAGGTGTTGCGATCGGCGCAGGTCGTTCCTCAGGCTGTAGATGCCATCCGCTCGCGTCCACTTGGCCTCGGCCGGGCCAAGGCAATGCGAGATCCATCCCTGATCGGAGCCGTAGCACCCAGCCAGCCGCGCCGCGGCGGGCGAGGTCGCCGGATCGAACCGCTCCCACACCTGCGGCCTGGCGCCAGCCGTGAGCAGCACCATCGAGCCGTTGTAGGCCGTGGTCGGGTGCGTGCCGCCCCAGAACACCGCGTCTTCCGGCCGGTCCCAGACTGGCGTCACGTCGCCCGTGATCACGCAGTCCAGGTCGATCGACACAAACCGTGGGCCAAAGAACTGCCCGGCGTCAGGCGCGAAGGCACGCAGGCGCCGGTAGCAGCTCGGGCTGCGGGCCCCATGCGGGCTGGCCAGGTCGGCGTGGTCGGGCCACAGCGGCACCACCTCGACATCCGCATCAAGGCCGGTCGCATCGTCCGTAACGCAGATGAAGCGGTGCGGCCGCTGGTAGTTTCTCGCGACCATCCGCTTGAGCGTGTTGACGGTCGAGGGCGGATAGACAGACCGGTAGCCAGGCGCGGGTTTCCAGCGCCAGCACACGACTGACAGGTCAGTCACAGCAACCGCTCATAGGGGAACGTGACGCGCAGCGGCCGCCACTTTGGATCCTTGTTCCGCTGCTCGCGGATCCTCGGAACGTTGGTCTTGTCCTGCTCTTCCTTCCGGCCATACGTTGTCGTCGACGCGTCGGCGAGCACCTCTCGGGGATAGCGGACCAGCACGTCCTCCCGCATCACGACGACGCGGGCCGTGGCATGAACCCTGTCGCGGAACTCCGCATCGGTGCCGTAGAAGCCGGAGAACCGTTCGTCGTAGCCGCCGATGTCGTCAAACATCGACCGCGTGAGGAACCAGCTATTCGGGTGCGGCTTGTAGGGCGTCATCGCTGGCGCATCGACGCGCGCGAACCGGTGCACGCTGCGCGGGTCCAGCCGCTCGGTCATCAGCGCGCACAGCGTGGCCGCCGGAACGACGTGATCGATGTCGGTCAGCAGCACCCACTGCGTGTCGGCCACGGCGACGCCGAGGTTTCGACAGAACAGCCAATTCCATCGGACGTCCACTTTGGTCCGGTAGAGTCGGAACGACGCCACGCCGGTCTCTTCAACGGCCGGCAGCGCGGGCGCCGTGGGCGAGCAGTCATCGACCACCACCACGTGGAGGCGCCGCTTGATGTCGTCTGGATACTCGCGCCACACGCGCTGTTGCTCGCGCAGCATTCCGGGGTTCTCGTAGAAGGGCAGCACCAACGTGATCGCGCGCATCGATCCCACCTACACCGCCCCTTTGTGAACAAACACGTAGTCGCTGCCAGGCGCGGACCGCACCTGCCGATAGCCCAGGTCCTGCAGCAGCCGGCGCACGTCGTCATCGGTCTTGCCGAAATGCTTGGTGAACTCGCGGAGTTCGACTTGGATCACCGGGTGCGAGCGGCGAATCGTCTCCACTGCGCCCTGCAGAGCGTGGCACTCGTATCCCTCGATGTCGAGCTGCAGGAAGTCGACGTCGAAGAGATCCATGTTGTCGACGGTGGTCATGTAGGCCGACTGGCCTTCGTCGGTCGTGCTGATGCGATGGGACCCGAGACTCTTGTGCTTCACGCGACAGGGGCCATGCGCAGCCCCAAGGGCCGCGGGGCTCACCACCACCGACGCGGGGACGTTCCGTTGTAGGCATTCCCGCGAGATGGCATCCGGCTCGAACGTGTAGACACGGGCGAACGTCTCAGCCAGGCGCCGCGGCCAGAGGCCGATGTTGCCGCCGGCTTGGACCGCCGTCCGGCGCGTCGTGCAGAACTTCAAGCCGACGTCGAGCGAACCGAGGTGATCGAGCGAGTGCCGCCACTTCTCGGCCACGTCATCCGGCCACCACACGCCTTGAATCTGGATCACGGCTGCGCCTGCCCGCCCCACGCGGCGTCGAACCACGGCCAGCGCAGCACCGCTTCATGGTTCTTTGGTTTCTTGACCAGCACCACCTTCGCCTCCGCCGGCCATGGCGGCTGCACCCGCGAGATCCGTGGGAACCACTCGACCGGCAGGCCTGCGGCATCGTGGGCCTGTTCGCCGATCCAGTCCTGATCGGTGCTGAGACTGGCCGCGCTGGCCGGCGTCCAAGTGTCGAAGAGGCGTCCCTGCGTCCCGGCGTCCCACACCATCACCGAGCCGTTGAACCGACGCACGAGACGGCGCCCATACCGGTCGGTATCGATGCGAGGGCGCTCGGCCGCGAGTTCGTCAGCGGCCAGCGCGAAGGGCGCCGGGTAGTCGACGATGGGGTCGAGCGGCGCCACGATGAGCGTATCCAGGTCGAGATACAAGACCCTGCCGCCCCAGGCGCGGTCGTGCTCAAACAGCCTGAGCTTGGTCCAGAGCGCGAAGCATTCCGGCAGCCGAGCGACCTCCACCGCTTCGACACCGGCCGGCATGGCGTGCGGCTGGTCGGTCAGACAGACGAACCGAAATGGCCGGGCGAGGTGTCGGCGCACCATCGCCAGCAGCCGGCGGACATACTCCGGCGTGTAGGGATACTCGCCCTTCACCAACACGCAGGCGACGGTCAGAGGAATGTCGATCATCGCCGCTTCGCCTTTCGGCTGCGATTGATCAGCACGTAGCGAGCGAATCGGGTGTTGCCGCAGCGCCGAACGCGTCCCTTTGTCCTCAGGCGGTTCAACGCCTCGCGCGCCGCAGGCGGCTCCATGCGGGCATAGGCCGCAATCGCAGGCACCTGCCGATGGCCGGCAGCGATGGCCTCGACGACTAGAAAGTCCGCTCCACCAACGGGGGCGCGACCCGATCGTCGCACCGGCGTCATGGCAGCAGCACCGCAACCCATTCACGCGCCGGCTTCCCTGGCCGAATGGCGACGTCAGGGATCACCGTGAACCCGCGCGCCTGAGTTCGCGCGTGCCACCAGCCGCCGGGCTCGACGATCAGGTGCGCGTTGCGACCGTCGGCGAGGGTCTTACTGGCCAGTCTCGTCGCGACCACCACGAAGACGGCCTTGCGCGCCAGTGACCGCATATGGTCCAGGACGGTATCCAGTCGATCCGGTTCGATGTGCTCGAGGACGTCCGTCGAGACCACCAGGTCAGCGAACGACGGCAGCGCATTCTTTCCAGGGATCGCCGGGTCATATTCGCGGCAGACCAGCGCCGGATGCTTCGCGCGGATCGCGGTCGCCAGCGTCCCTTGGCCGCAACCGTAGTCCAGGACGGACATCGCGTCGTATTGCGCGGCCAGCGCTGCGACGACATCGACCCACTTCGAACCCTTGCCGCCATAACCCCGCGGCGTGGCGTGGAGCGCGCGCTGTGTCTCGAGGTAGGCCGGTGAGATCAGGTCTTGGGCGCGCGTCATCGCTGCACGTAGGTGAAGTTGCGACGCGCAGCGCCGGTGAATCCGGCACTCCGGTAGTCGTCGAGGGAATAGCCGGCCGCGAGGGCCTCGTCCAGTAGCTGGTCGAACAACGCCTGCAGCTCTGGCCGAGGGTGCGGCAGGATGGCGCCGGCATACCAATGCGAGCGGCCTTCGCGTTGCAGCCGCGGGATCGCGTGCTTCAAGTGAAGCTGGTGCTCGATCCTGGTGTAGTGAATCGCCTTGACGCGCGGGTCGCCGAGCTCGTAGCCGCGCAGGTCACCGCAGTCCCAGTTGCCGTCAAAGGGCGCCAACACTTCAGGGTGCGCCCGGAAGTAGTTCAGCACCGTGCCGTGCGCATCCGACAGCCGGCGCAAGGCGTCGAGCGGCGGCACGTGGCGCCTGGCACGCTCGCAATCGAACAGAATGCAAGACGTGGTCAGCTTGCCCGTAGCGCTGCGCACCAGCGCAACATCCGGGATGTCCTGCGCCCACAACTCGGCGAGATCGGCCACGAACAGAAAGTCGACGTCGGTGTAGATCGCCCGGCCCTTGAACTCGCAGACACCCGGGATCGACCAGCGGAAGTGCGTGAACGGCGTGCGCCCGGTGCCGCAGGCCCAGCCGCTCCACGGGCCATGCGACGACTGCCGCATCCACGTGATGTCGAGGGGCAGGCTGCAATGCTTGCGCGCCGAGTATTCGAGAACCATCTCGGCCTCGAGGTCCTCGGAGTTGGCGCTGGTGCCGACGAAGAGACGAATCGGATCGCTCATAGGCTTGGCTTCGAATGAGGTGCGGGTGGATTCGAACCACAGCCCGGAGCGTCGAGGGGTGTGCCCCTCTCCGAGCCCTGCACACAAGACCGGCATTCCAGAAGCGGCCTTGGTTGCACCGCCCATCCGGTTTCACTACACCTCATACGAACTCCTCGAGCGGCCGGCGCTCGAAACACGTGACGCGCGAGATGGGCGAGCAGTTGACAATGCGGACGCCCTTGGCCGCGGCATCGGCCCCCATCGCCGGCAGCACGGCCATGTGGCGCTGAAAGTGGTCTTCGGGCGGAAACTGCAGCGGGTGCTTGCAGAAGTGCCCGCCACGCATGTCGTAGCCGACCAGGACGATCGTGTTGGCGCCGAAGTGGTAGGCCAGGTTGATGGCCGACGTGCCGGTGTCCAGGCCGGTGACGTGGTCGGTCAGGTCGCTCAGCGTGCCGTGCGCCTTCGACCGCGTCACCCGCTTGAAGACCGGATCCAACCCTTTGCAGTAGCGGCCGCGCACGATCGCGTGGCAGCCCGGGGCGTCTCGCTTGGTCCATCGCGGCAAGAGCCCGGCCGCGATCTCCTCGGTCCATTCACCGGACATGAAGAACACGTCGGCGTCTGGCCTGAGCACCACGCCGTGCTTCACGGCGATCACCGGCCCATTGAATCGCCGGATCAGGTCCACCTGCGGACCCGCGCTCTCGCCAGTGCACACGACGAGACACGTGGCGCCTGGCCATTGCTTCGGCACATGCCATGGCGTCGGCGGCGTCCAGGTCATCCCTTGTCCTTGTCGGTGACCCACATCGGTTCACCGCGGCGCCGCTTGCGGAGGAACATGCCAATGTGGCCGAGGTCGATGGCGTGCACCCCGCGCGCGCACAGATCTGCCGCGAGGACCGTCGCCGTTGGTCCGAGGCAGATCAAGGCCCGGGCGGGTGTGCCGACGCGCTCGAGGATCTGCGCGTAGTCCGCCCACGCGTGCTGGCGCGCGCAAACGACTTCGGTGACGTGGCCGGCGCCGACCAGATCCTCGGCTACCAGCGACTTCGAGCTGCCGCGCACCAGCGTCACCGCCTGGCCCACCCACAGCGATTCGAGGTGCTGCCAGTAGTCGTCGGTGTTGATCCACGGCGCGGAGTCTGGCCGGGAGATGAACGAGCTGACATAGGGCCGCTCGACCAGGAAGCGCCCGAACCCCATGTGCTTGCCCCAGAAGTCGGCCTTGGGCGTGTTGCTGCGAATGTTCGGGATGCCGACGAGGCAGTCGCCGGAGTCGCGGAGGATGGCCCTCAGCCGCTGCGCTAGCACCGCATCGCCAACCTGCGACTTGATGCCGCTGCCGTCGGCGCACAGCTTGAACTCACCATCACCGTAGCGGGCGATGCTCTTGCCGCCCGCGACAAGGGCGAGCGTGGCGCGCTCGTCGAGCACGTCAGGATACGAAGCCATGTTGTGAAGGTGGCAACTGCACTGGCAGCCCTGCCGTGAACAGTGTGCAGTCGTCGGAATTGTCGAGAAGGGATTTATTCCCCGGTTTGCTCTGTTTGCTCTATTTGCTTGTGTTCCCCGTGGAACTCAAGCCGCGACAGCCGGCAGCCGCTTCGCCGCCTCGGGCCAATACTCGGCGCAGTAGCTCTGGAACTTCGACAACGGAATCCGGTAGAGGCACCGCGTCACGCCGAGGGGCGTCCGTCGCTCGAAGACGTCGGCTTTCAACCGCCCGTCGCGAATTTCGTTGCGCACGAACTGTGGCGTCACGCCGAGGAAATCAGCACACGTGCGCGTTGTCCAGATCACTTCCGTCATCACTCGCCTCCGAGATACGTGCTACGCGATACGCGCCGATCGTTGCCGGCGTCTTGCGTTTGGACTGGCACCGCCCTGCGATGAGTCGCGGCTGGCTTCGACTGCTGCGCAGCCGCCGCGGCCTTCTCCAACACCTCGGCCATCTGCTCGATGTTTGGGCGCAGCAGCTTGAACGCGGCCAGCGCCAACACCGCCGTGTCGAGCGCCTCGTTGCGTTCCCGATCGAGCACCCAGACGCTGTGGGTGATCACACCCGCCTTGTTCGTGCGGGTCTCCTTGTGCTCGGAGCAAAGCTGCGCGAAATACTCTTCGTCGATCGTGTCGAGTTCGATCGGCCAGTGCATCAACTGCGGCTGCCCGGGCTCAACCGTCAGGTAATTCATGACGTCGGACTTGGCGTCATCGACGTTGATGGGATACAGCCGGACCGGCCGCGGCGACTTGCCATAGCGCTTCTCACTGGGCTTGCCGACGATCGGCTCGCCAGAGCGACCGCCGAAGCCCTTCGTGGCGAACACGCGCCGGTGCTGATACCGGAGCACGAAGTCGTAAATCTCCTCGGTGGCATAGCCGGTGTCGATGCACGTGGCTTGGATGGGCAGGTCGACGCCGCTGGCGTGGTGATACTTGCGCTGCAGCGCCTCCCACAACGCGTCGCGGGTCTCGGCCTTCTTCGGGTCGCCCGGCACGACGCGGTTGTCGACGACGAACCGCTCTTCGCCAGGGCCCCAACCAATCACCTGCAGCTCGAAGCGGTTGTCCTGGACGTCGACGCCACAAGTGAGGACCGGCGCCTGCAGCGGAACCTCGATGCCGGGCCCGTAGTGCTCGCGCCGCTTCATCAGCGTGTGCGACTCGATCTTGCCGCCGCGCTCTTCCCAGCCTTCCGCGAGCGTGGTGTTGATGAAAACCTTGAGGTTCTCTTTGCCGCGGGCGCGAGCCGACAGCCACTTCTCGACGAGGCGCTGCAGCGTGACGTCGCCGAGCGTCGAGACCATGGCAGGCAGGTGGAAGCCGACCAGTCCGGTTTCCTTGGGCTCGGCAGTGGGAATCCACCCGAAGCCGGGCGTGTGCGACGCCTCGAGGATCAGGCGGCGCCGTTCGGGCTCGGTGATCTGGTAGCCGCAGGGGCACTCGACGCGCGCCGTCGAGGGGTCGCGATCGTCGAACACCACGAGGAAGTGCTGGCCAGCGTCTTTCGAGTCGGCCTTCGGCTTCCGCCAGACAATCCAATCGAGCCGGCCGCAACCTGGGCACGTGATGTGGAACCGACGCTGGTCGCTGCGCCCATACATGACATCGATGCGGCCGCCAACGAGCGTCGGCGTGGAGACGAAGATCGCCAGGGCGTCGTGGAAGGTGGTCGTGCGGTTGATCAGCAGGTCGGCCGGGTCGCCTTCGTCGCCCACCACGGCCGGAAAGCGATCGACGTCGTC
Coding sequences within it:
- a CDS encoding GT-D fold domain-containing glycosyltransferase, with amino-acid sequence MASYPDVLDERATLALVAGGKSIARYGDGEFKLCADGSGIKSQVGDAVLAQRLRAILRDSGDCLVGIPNIRSNTPKADFWGKHMGFGRFLVERPYVSSFISRPDSAPWINTDDYWQHLESLWVGQAVTLVRGSSKSLVAEDLVGAGHVTEVVCARQHAWADYAQILERVGTPARALICLGPTATVLAADLCARGVHAIDLGHIGMFLRKRRRGEPMWVTDKDKG
- a CDS encoding phage terminase large subunit family protein, with the translated sequence MNPTDELVGSWSEAAQPPPELTVSQWADLRRRLPETSAARGGRWNTDTVPYLRGIMNAVHEPGTRVIALKKCHQSGGSEGISNIIGYHMEHDPCAMLVVQPTAQVAEAWSKERLGDMIRTTPELRKVVREKRPPRGSNESESTLALKIFPGGYLALGGANTENTFARWSVRIALGDDVDRFPAVVGDEGDPADLLINRTTTFHDALAIFVSTPTLVGGRIDVMYGRSDQRRFHITCPGCGRLDWIVWRKPKADSKDAGQHFLVVFDDRDPSTARVECPCGYQITEPERRRLILEASHTPGFGWIPTAEPKETGLVGFHLPAMVSTLGDVTLQRLVEKWLSARARGKENLKVFINTTLAEGWEERGGKIESHTLMKRREHYGPGIEVPLQAPVLTCGVDVQDNRFELQVIGWGPGEERFVVDNRVVPGDPKKAETRDALWEALQRKYHHASGVDLPIQATCIDTGYATEEIYDFVLRYQHRRVFATKGFGGRSGEPIVGKPSEKRYGKSPRPVRLYPINVDDAKSDVMNYLTVEPGQPQLMHWPIELDTIDEEYFAQLCSEHKETRTNKAGVITHSVWVLDRERNEALDTAVLALAAFKLLRPNIEQMAEVLEKAAAAAQQSKPAATHRRAVPVQTQDAGNDRRVSRSTYLGGE